GAGTAGTTCCGCTTCTGCGCGAGGAATGTCGCACTCCTGCATAATCTCCTCAATTGATGCACCAGCGGCCACCAATTTATTGGCTTTAGTATATAGAGGGCTACTGGCTTCCTGATGTTCAAACTCAACCTGTCGGTTGGCTATCTCAGTTTGTTTATTTTCCAGCGTTCTGATACTGGCTTCCAGTTCCTTGACCCGGTTTCCCAGCCCCAACATACCAGTGCGTATCTCGTGCAACATATCTTGCAGTTGATTATAGCCTTTCTCGATACTTGGCTGCCGTTGCTCCAGTTGTTGTAACTTCTGCTGTAATTGCTGACGATTTTGCTCACCACGCAAATAGAAGAACACAGCCAAAATAATAGCGATGCCCGCAACTAATAGCGAAATGTACTGCATTATCAACAAGTAAGAAGCCTCTTATGAGATGTTAACTCTGCCAGTATAGCCCGAACAGAATAAAGAATGCTGCATTTATTAGCAAAATGGAAAGGATTAAATGTCAAATTAAGACTGGCAGACGATATCAGGGATTGACTCCCTAAATACACATACAAGTGAAGGGCGCTTACGGCACCCTTTAAACGAGAAAAGAAAGCTCCCGTCAGGAAAGTGCGAGAGCTCAAATGATTATATTTTGGAGATTTCGTCCCACTCATCATCAGTGAGCAATTTATTCAAATCCACCAAAATTAATAGCTCGCCATCACGATTAGAAACGCCCTGGATAAATTTAGCGCTTTCTTCAGTGCCCACATTCGGCGCACTATCGATTTCGGATGTTTTCAGATAGACAACTTCAGCTACGCTATCAACCAAAATACCGACAACCTGTTCATCTGACTCAATAATAACGATACGAGTATTATCAGTAGTTTCAGCTGACGGCAAACCAAAACGAGAGCGAGTATCAATAACCGTAACCACGTTACCGCGCAGGTTGATAATACCCAACACATAATCTGGTGCTCCCGGTACAGGCGCAATTTCAGTGTATCTCAATACTTCCTGCACCTGCATAACATTAATGCCATAGGTTTCGTCACCAAGGCGATAAGTCACCCATTGCAGGACTTCATCATTTACATCTTCAGCAGTGTTAGTTCTTTCATCACTCATGAAATGCGCTCCATTAGATCGCTTTATTGTTCGTTACTTGTGAGCCCTTTATCAAGCATATCAATTAATTGGGTAATATCGAGCAAAGCACACATCTTTTCTTTTACCATGCCGGCAAGCCAGGGTCTTTTCCCCCTTTCTTCACGCCATTTAACGTCATCCGGACTTAAGGTAACCGTGTTAATCAGTGTTTCACAAGTCAATCCCCAACGGCTCTCACCTAGCATTATAAGATATTGATAATTTAATGATTCTGCCAGTTTTTCGTTGTACTTTTCTGGCATTACCCATTTTGCTGTATCGACCGTATTCAATTTTTCTTCACGATGCAACATAATCCCCATAAACCAGCTCGGTTTTCCGAACAAGGGGCTTGGTTCTTCCAGATTATGTATACCGCCCAGCTGAATGAGAGGAACAGCAAGAGTTAAACCAGCAACTTCAAAGAACAATGCCTGGAATCGACCGCCTTTTAGTATCTCCAAACTATCAATGGATGTTTCTACTTTCTCCGGCAATTCCAGTTCTGGCAATATTTCAGCTATTGGAGCAGAAATAGTTCTAGAAGCAGGTGTCGATACGGGCTCTGGTGTCTTTTCCTCTGGAATTTTCACCCGCGGCGCTTTTACTTCAACTGCAGGTGGTACATCTACAACTTCTTCAACCATCACTTCTTCAGCAATGATCTCCACAACAGGTTCTGGTGCTTTAGGTTCAACCTTTTCCAGCAATCGAGCAACAGATTCACGCTGAACCTGATCTTTAACAAAAGGTTCATCTGTCAGCAAGGCTGACAAATATTCTTCCATCACATCTTCATTTGCAAATGATCCGTTGTTCATAGCGATGGCTCTAATGATTGAATGTAGTTAAGAAGGCTATTGTACGCAAAAACACCTCTGGAGCGAGGGGCGAATACAGATGGAGGCGTCTGCGCCTGACTTGCGTCTCTAAAGCGGGTATCAACGGGAATAACACTTGACCACACCGACTTACCATAAGATGTACGCAACTTTTTATAGGCATCAAGAGCAGCTTTAGTACGCTTATCAAACATTGTGGGTACAATCGTATAGTTAAACTTCTTGTTCTGCGATTTTTCCATGATCACCAGTGTGTGCATCATGCGATCCAAACCTTTTA
Above is a window of Paraneptunicella aestuarii DNA encoding:
- a CDS encoding DUF2802 domain-containing protein, with the translated sequence MQYISLLVAGIAIILAVFFYLRGEQNRQQLQQKLQQLEQRQPSIEKGYNQLQDMLHEIRTGMLGLGNRVKELEASIRTLENKQTEIANRQVEFEHQEASSPLYTKANKLVAAGASIEEIMQECDIPRAEAELLISLHKK
- a CDS encoding chemotaxis protein CheW translates to MSDERTNTAEDVNDEVLQWVTYRLGDETYGINVMQVQEVLRYTEIAPVPGAPDYVLGIINLRGNVVTVIDTRSRFGLPSAETTDNTRIVIIESDEQVVGILVDSVAEVVYLKTSEIDSAPNVGTEESAKFIQGVSNRDGELLILVDLNKLLTDDEWDEISKI
- a CDS encoding chemotaxis protein CheW; amino-acid sequence: MNNGSFANEDVMEEYLSALLTDEPFVKDQVQRESVARLLEKVEPKAPEPVVEIIAEEVMVEEVVDVPPAVEVKAPRVKIPEEKTPEPVSTPASRTISAPIAEILPELELPEKVETSIDSLEILKGGRFQALFFEVAGLTLAVPLIQLGGIHNLEEPSPLFGKPSWFMGIMLHREEKLNTVDTAKWVMPEKYNEKLAESLNYQYLIMLGESRWGLTCETLINTVTLSPDDVKWREERGKRPWLAGMVKEKMCALLDITQLIDMLDKGLTSNEQ